In the Mesorhizobium sp. WSM2240 genome, AGCCGCATTCGGGATAGTTGGAGCAGCCGACGAATGCGCCGTATTTGCCGAGCTTCAGCGACAGGTTTCCGGTGCCGCATTTCGGGCAGATGCGCGGATTGGAGCCGTCTTCGCGCGCGGGGAACACCAGCGGCGCAAGCTCCTCGTTGAGCGCGTCGAGCACGTCCGTGACGCGCAATTCCTTGATGTCGTCGACGGAAGCGGAAAAATCCTTCCAGAAGTCGCGCAGCACGTCCTTCCAGGCGAGCTTGCCGTCGGAAATCTCGTCGAGCTTCTCCTCGAGCGAGGCGGTGAAGTCGTACTCGACATATTTCTCGAAGAAGTTTTCCAGGAACCCGGTCAGAAGCCGGCCCTTGGAATGCGGCACCAGCCGGCGCTTGTCGATGGTGACGTATTCGCGGTCCTCGAGCGTCTTCAAGATCGCCGTATAAGTCGATGGGCGGCCGATGCCGAGCTCTTCCATCTTCTTGATCAGGCTTGCTTCCGAATAGCGCGGTGGCGGCTCGGTCGAGTGCTGGGTGGCGAGGATTTCTTGGCGTTGAAGCTGCTCGCCCGCCCGGATCTCCGGCAGGCGCTTGTTTTCCTCGTCCTCCGAATCCTCGTCCTTCTGCTCGGTATAGGCGGCGATGAAGCCGTCGAAGCGGATCACCGAGCCCACCGCGCGCAGGCCGGCGGTGCGGCTGCCGTTCGTCGCCTCGATCTCGACCGTGGTGCGCTCGATCTCGGCTGGCTGCATCTGGCTGGCGATGGCGCGCTTCCAGATCATCTCGTAGAGCCGCGCCTGGTCGGCGTCGAGATATTTGCGCATCTCGTTCGGCGTGCGCGAAAAATCCGTCGGGCGGATAGCTTCGTGCGCTTCCTGCGCGTTCTTGGCTTTCACTGAATAGTAGCGCGGCTTTTCCGGCAGGTATTTGTCGCCGAATTCCTTCACGATCGCCTTGCGAGCTTCCGTCAGCGCTTCCGGCGCCATCTGCACGCCATCGGTTCGCATATAGGTGATGAGGCCGGCCGTTTCGCCGCCAATGTCCATGCCTTCGTAGAGCCGCTGCGCCACCTGCATTGTGCGCACCGCCGAAAAGCTAAGCCGCGACGATGCTGCCTGCTGCAGCGTCGAGGTGGTGAAGGGCGGTCCGGGATTGCGCTTGGTGGGCTTGGCCTCGACCGACAGCGCCTTGAAGCTCGCGCCTTCCAGCATCGCCTTGATATCGTCGGCCTGCGCCTTGGACGAAATGTCGAGCTTCTGCAGCTTCTTGCCTTCGAAGGCCGTCAGCCGCGCCTCGAACTTTTCCAGGCGCGGGGTGTCGAGAATGGCGGCGACCTGCCAGAATTCTTCGCGGACAAAACGCTCGATCTCGGATTCGCGGTCGCAGACCAGCCTGAGCGCCACCGACTGCACCCGGCCGGCGGACCGCGCGCCCGGCAGCTTGCGCCACAGCACCGGCGAGAGCGTGAATCCGACCAGGTAATCGAGCGCGCGCCGCGCCAGATAGGCGTCGACCAGCGGCGCATCGATCTGGCGCGGATTGGCCATGGCGTCGAGCACGGATTGCTTGGTGATGGCGTTGAACACCACGCGGCTCACCGGCTTGTCCTTCAGCGCGCGCTTCTGCTTCAACACCTCCAGCACATGCCAGGAGATCGCTTCGCCCTCGCGATCCGGGTCGGTCGCCAGGATCAACCCGTCCGCCGCCTTCACTGCGTTGGCGATCTCGGTCAGGCGCTTCGAGGACGGCCCGTCGACCGCCCAGGACATGGCGAAATCATCGTCGGGCTTCACCGAGCCATCCTTGGCCGGAAGATCGCGGACATGCCCGTAGGAGGCCAGAACCTTGTAGTTCCGTCCAAGATATTTGTTGATCGTTTTCGCTTTTGCCGGCGATTCGACGACGACGACGTCCATGAGCGCTCGTATTTTCCTGAGTGGCGCGAGAAGAAGAACCGCTGCGCGCGACGGATAGCTTGTCGATTGGTCTCGTCACATGGCCGCGGTTTTCCGTTCGGTCAAGGGGAACGGCTGAAATTCGTGCCTCGCTATCTGCTGCAACTTTCGCGATAGGTGTTAATTTCTTGCAACTTTAAGTAAATTAGCTAAGATTCATGCAACCCAGTCTGGCGAATTTCGCTGGCCGGGTCGGGGAGGGAGTTGGCGGCTGTTTGACCTGC is a window encoding:
- the topA gene encoding type I DNA topoisomerase, which codes for MDVVVVESPAKAKTINKYLGRNYKVLASYGHVRDLPAKDGSVKPDDDFAMSWAVDGPSSKRLTEIANAVKAADGLILATDPDREGEAISWHVLEVLKQKRALKDKPVSRVVFNAITKQSVLDAMANPRQIDAPLVDAYLARRALDYLVGFTLSPVLWRKLPGARSAGRVQSVALRLVCDRESEIERFVREEFWQVAAILDTPRLEKFEARLTAFEGKKLQKLDISSKAQADDIKAMLEGASFKALSVEAKPTKRNPGPPFTTSTLQQAASSRLSFSAVRTMQVAQRLYEGMDIGGETAGLITYMRTDGVQMAPEALTEARKAIVKEFGDKYLPEKPRYYSVKAKNAQEAHEAIRPTDFSRTPNEMRKYLDADQARLYEMIWKRAIASQMQPAEIERTTVEIEATNGSRTAGLRAVGSVIRFDGFIAAYTEQKDEDSEDEENKRLPEIRAGEQLQRQEILATQHSTEPPPRYSEASLIKKMEELGIGRPSTYTAILKTLEDREYVTIDKRRLVPHSKGRLLTGFLENFFEKYVEYDFTASLEEKLDEISDGKLAWKDVLRDFWKDFSASVDDIKELRVTDVLDALNEELAPLVFPAREDGSNPRICPKCGTGNLSLKLGKYGAFVGCSNYPECGYTRQLGEAANGDGESIEGENGTKALGKDPYTAEEITLRSGRFGPYIQRGEGKEAKRSSLPKGWTPDSIDHEKALALLSLPRDVGKHPETGKMISAGLGRYGPFVLHDGTYANLESIEDVFSIGLNRAVSVIAEKQSKGRGGRNGGTPAALKDLGEHPNGGGSITVRDGKYGPYVNFGKVNATLPKGKDPMSVTVEDAVALIAEKEAKGGGGRKPARGAKAAAKKPAAKKSAAKKPAAKKKD